The Amycolatopsis viridis genome window below encodes:
- a CDS encoding cobalamin-binding protein: MRIVSLLPAATDIVAELGLAGHLVGRTHECDWPPGVGAVPVVTGSGLHAAMSSREITAAVGGAHSGSALYALDSAKLAELAPDVVLTQDLCEVCAVSYRRVSDAVRLLDAGPRVLSLEPRTLPEVLDCLRQVGEVLGVPEVAHERHRDLEARLDAVRAKTGHRNRPRVAAIEWLDPVWPAGHWVPEQILAAGGEPLLAVPGEHTHAVDWSAVVAARPDVLLLLPCGLPPDRTETELDLLTTRPGWADLPAVRSGRVWVLDGPAYFNRPGPRVVRGAEILAHVLHGIGDVTPEEARPARSPSGSGGAPPV, translated from the coding sequence ATGCGGATCGTGTCGCTGCTGCCCGCCGCCACGGACATCGTGGCCGAGCTGGGCCTGGCCGGCCACCTGGTCGGGCGAACCCACGAGTGCGACTGGCCGCCGGGCGTCGGCGCCGTGCCCGTGGTGACCGGCAGCGGCCTGCACGCGGCCATGAGCAGCCGGGAGATCACCGCCGCGGTCGGCGGCGCGCATTCCGGCTCCGCGCTCTACGCGCTCGACTCCGCCAAACTCGCCGAGCTGGCCCCGGACGTCGTGCTCACCCAGGATCTCTGCGAGGTCTGCGCGGTTTCCTACCGGCGCGTGTCGGACGCGGTCCGCCTGCTCGACGCCGGGCCGCGGGTGCTGAGCCTGGAGCCCCGCACGCTGCCCGAGGTGCTCGACTGCCTCCGCCAGGTGGGTGAGGTCCTCGGCGTGCCGGAGGTGGCCCACGAGCGGCACCGGGACCTCGAGGCCCGGCTCGACGCCGTCCGGGCGAAGACCGGGCACCGGAACCGGCCGCGGGTCGCCGCGATCGAATGGCTCGATCCGGTGTGGCCGGCGGGGCACTGGGTGCCCGAGCAGATCCTCGCCGCGGGCGGGGAACCCCTGCTCGCGGTGCCCGGGGAGCACACGCACGCCGTCGACTGGTCCGCGGTCGTCGCGGCCCGGCCCGACGTCCTGCTCCTGCTGCCGTGCGGCCTGCCGCCGGACCGCACCGAGACCGAACTCGACCTGCTCACCACCCGCCCGGGCTGGGCGGACCTGCCGGCCGTGCGCAGCGGACGGGTGTGGGTCCTCGACGGCCCGGCCTACTTCAACCGGCCCGGCCCGCGCGTCGTGCGCGGCGCGGAAATCCTCGCCCACGTGCTGCACGGCATCGGGGACGTGACTCCGGAGGAGGCGCGCCCGGCCCGCAGCCCCTCCGGCTCCGGCGGGGCACCTCCGGTCTGA
- a CDS encoding pyridoxamine 5'-phosphate oxidase family protein: MNRDDVAGVLAEPVSQELLGSSIPARLAYEGLDGGPRVIPIGFWCEGGNLLMGTVPNSAKVPALRRNPRVAITIDTQGRWPPRVLLIRGTARLTEVDGVPEGYVEASRKMVPAGEFEAWEQGVRALYQRMVVITVEPHWAKMLDFETTVPKAVEDLIRERQGQD, from the coding sequence ATGAACCGCGACGACGTGGCCGGGGTGCTGGCCGAGCCGGTCTCGCAGGAGCTGCTGGGATCGTCGATCCCGGCGCGGCTGGCCTACGAGGGGCTCGACGGCGGACCGCGCGTCATCCCGATCGGGTTCTGGTGCGAGGGCGGCAACCTGCTGATGGGGACGGTACCGAACTCGGCGAAGGTCCCGGCGCTGCGCCGCAATCCGCGCGTGGCCATCACCATCGACACGCAGGGCCGGTGGCCTCCGCGGGTGCTGCTGATCCGCGGCACGGCTCGCCTGACGGAGGTCGACGGCGTGCCGGAGGGCTACGTCGAGGCGTCGCGCAAGATGGTCCCGGCCGGGGAGTTCGAGGCGTGGGAGCAGGGCGTGCGAGCGCTCTACCAACGGATGGTGGTCATCACGGTCGAGCCGCACTGGGCGAAGATGCTGGACTTCGAGACGACGGTCCCGAAGGCGGTCGAGGACCTGATCCGCGAACGCCAGGGCCAGGACTGA
- a CDS encoding DNA polymerase IV produces MCPDTWVLHVDLDQFIAAVEVARHPELRGKPVVVGGSGNPAERGVVATASYEAREFGIQSGMPLRLAARRCPDAVFLPVDKEAYEEVSERVMATLRSFPVVVEVIGWDEAFLGARTGDPEALAAEVRTRVAETTGMSCSIGIGDNKVRAKIATGFAKPAGIYRLTRANWVEVMADRPTDALWGIGRKTARKLEAAGLTTVRRLGLADPDELAARFGPTMGPWYRLLAQGAGDTEVTATPYVARSRSREITFQTDLTARAEIDAQVSALAARVAADVVSEGRPAVRIGVKVRFKPFLTYTRSLTLPAPTSDGADIERAALSLLDRFEWTRPVRLLGVRAEFDRVE; encoded by the coding sequence GTGTGCCCGGACACCTGGGTCCTCCACGTGGACCTGGACCAGTTCATCGCGGCGGTCGAGGTCGCCCGGCACCCCGAGCTGCGCGGCAAGCCGGTGGTGGTGGGCGGGTCCGGCAACCCGGCGGAGCGGGGCGTGGTGGCCACCGCCTCCTACGAGGCCCGCGAGTTCGGCATCCAGTCGGGCATGCCGTTGCGGCTCGCGGCCAGGCGGTGCCCGGACGCGGTGTTCCTGCCCGTCGACAAAGAGGCCTACGAGGAGGTCTCCGAGCGGGTGATGGCCACGTTGCGGTCGTTCCCGGTGGTGGTCGAGGTGATCGGCTGGGACGAGGCGTTCCTCGGTGCGCGTACCGGCGATCCGGAGGCGCTCGCGGCGGAGGTCCGGACGCGGGTGGCGGAGACGACCGGCATGTCGTGTTCCATCGGGATCGGCGACAACAAGGTGCGCGCCAAGATCGCCACCGGGTTCGCCAAACCGGCCGGCATCTACCGCCTGACGCGTGCCAACTGGGTCGAGGTGATGGCCGACCGGCCGACCGACGCGTTGTGGGGGATCGGCCGGAAGACGGCCAGGAAGCTCGAGGCCGCCGGGCTGACCACGGTCCGGCGGCTCGGCCTGGCCGATCCGGACGAGCTGGCCGCGCGGTTCGGCCCCACGATGGGGCCGTGGTACCGGCTGCTCGCCCAGGGTGCGGGCGACACCGAGGTCACCGCGACCCCGTACGTGGCGCGCTCGCGCAGCCGCGAGATCACCTTCCAGACCGACCTGACCGCCCGCGCGGAGATCGACGCGCAGGTGTCGGCGCTGGCGGCCCGGGTCGCCGCAGATGTGGTGTCGGAGGGCCGCCCTGCGGTACGGATCGGGGTGAAGGTGCGGTTCAAGCCGTTCCTCACCTACACCCGCAGCCTGACACTGCCCGCCCCGACGAGCGACGGTGCGGACATCGAACGCGCGGCGCTGTCGTTGCTGGACCGCTTCGAGTGGACGCGGCCGGTGCGGTTGCTGGGAGTGCGGGCGGAGTTCGACCGGGTGGAGTGA
- a CDS encoding CGNR zinc finger domain-containing protein, translated as MAVGGHRALELLNTVAWRLDPARTEERLPDDDALQRWAEGAGFTPVAVDGGVAEVRALREAAYRVLRPLATGAAPGDPEPVRRLIVGALGRAAIASVAPLDWRIAVHGTSDLPAALALEVWRLLQFEDLTRLRECADEACGWLFLDRSRNGSRRWCSSGDCGNRDRARRHYRRTHT; from the coding sequence ATGGCCGTGGGTGGACATCGGGCGCTGGAACTGCTCAACACCGTGGCGTGGCGGCTCGACCCGGCGCGCACCGAGGAGCGGCTCCCGGACGACGACGCGCTGCAGCGCTGGGCCGAGGGCGCCGGCTTCACCCCCGTCGCCGTGGACGGTGGCGTGGCGGAGGTCCGCGCACTCCGGGAAGCGGCCTACCGGGTGCTGCGGCCACTGGCCACCGGGGCGGCGCCCGGGGATCCCGAGCCGGTGCGCCGGCTGATCGTCGGCGCACTCGGCCGGGCGGCGATCGCGTCGGTGGCACCGCTGGACTGGCGGATCGCGGTGCACGGCACCAGTGACCTGCCCGCGGCGCTCGCGCTGGAGGTCTGGCGGCTCCTGCAGTTCGAAGACCTCACCCGGCTGCGGGAGTGCGCCGACGAGGCGTGCGGCTGGCTCTTCCTCGACCGCAGCCGCAACGGATCACGCCGATGGTGCAGCTCCGGCGACTGCGGCAACCGCGACCGCGCCCGCCGCCACTACCGGCGCACGCACACCTGA
- a CDS encoding DMT family transporter: MRPAWGVATGALGVSASAVLIDLSGTAPGTASFFRCLFALPPLALLAGAERARAGPLDRTAVVRAVLAGVLFAGDSLLWTQAIGEVGAGLSTVLVNLQVVIVPVIAWLVDREPVSRRYFAAVTLVLPGVVLAAGVLGGATGTAPVAGAVHASLAALCYSGFLFLLRRGGQDGRTRQPYLVVTAAAMIASLVAGALGYGLDLAPGWAAAGWLLVVAVCGQVVGWLLVAEGSPRLPSHAGAVLLLLTPVGAVVLGALVLGERPSPVQLLGCGLVLAGAVVTARR; encoded by the coding sequence GTGCGACCTGCCTGGGGAGTCGCGACGGGGGCGCTGGGCGTCTCCGCCTCGGCCGTGCTGATCGACCTGTCCGGGACGGCGCCCGGCACCGCGTCGTTCTTCCGGTGCCTGTTCGCCCTGCCGCCGCTGGCGCTGCTCGCCGGCGCCGAGCGGGCGCGGGCCGGGCCGCTGGACCGCACGGCGGTCGTGCGCGCCGTGCTGGCCGGTGTGCTGTTCGCCGGGGACAGTCTGCTGTGGACACAGGCGATCGGGGAGGTCGGCGCCGGACTGTCCACGGTGCTGGTCAACCTGCAGGTGGTGATCGTGCCCGTGATCGCCTGGCTGGTGGACCGCGAGCCGGTGTCCCGCCGCTACTTCGCGGCCGTCACCCTGGTGCTGCCCGGGGTGGTGCTCGCGGCGGGTGTGCTCGGCGGTGCGACCGGGACCGCGCCGGTGGCCGGTGCGGTGCACGCGTCCCTGGCGGCGCTGTGCTACTCGGGGTTCTTGTTCCTGCTGCGGCGTGGCGGGCAGGACGGCCGGACGCGGCAGCCCTACCTCGTGGTGACCGCCGCGGCCATGATCGCGTCCCTGGTCGCGGGTGCCCTCGGCTACGGGCTGGACCTCGCGCCGGGCTGGGCCGCGGCCGGGTGGCTGCTGGTGGTGGCGGTGTGCGGGCAGGTCGTCGGGTGGCTGCTGGTGGCGGAGGGCAGCCCGCGGCTGCCCAGCCACGCCGGCGCCGTGCTGCTCCTGCTCACGCCGGTGGGCGCGGTCGTGCTGGGCGCGCTGGTGCTGGGGGAGCGGCCGTCACCGGTGCAGCTGCTCGGCTGCGGCCTGGTTCTCGCCGGGGCGGTCGTCACCGCACGGCGATGA
- a CDS encoding zinc-binding dehydrogenase encodes MRVIVVDRFGGPEVLRVKTVRDPHPGPGQVVVEVKVAGVLSLDTVIRRGEGGDRFPVSPPYVPGAGAAGQVTEIGAGVDPSWCGQWVLADVDGGYAEQVLAAPDQLIRIPPGAGLREAMALLHDGTTALAVFERVQVHRGETVLVQPAGGGLGILLVQLAHGAGARVIGAARGAEKLEKVRGLGADVVIDYSEPGWTDQAGPVDVAFDGVGGELGRAAAGLVVPGGRYSNYGFAGGAPVPAAEVARRGVTAYGLEQLGEYAAGRRARAERVLRMAARGAVRPVVGQTFPLSRAADAHRALENRTATGKTLLVV; translated from the coding sequence ATGCGAGTGATCGTGGTCGACCGGTTCGGCGGTCCCGAGGTGCTGCGGGTCAAGACCGTGCGCGATCCGCATCCGGGGCCGGGGCAGGTCGTGGTCGAGGTGAAGGTGGCGGGCGTACTGTCGCTCGATACGGTGATCCGCCGGGGCGAGGGCGGGGACCGGTTCCCGGTGTCGCCGCCCTACGTGCCCGGCGCGGGCGCAGCCGGGCAGGTCACCGAGATCGGCGCGGGGGTGGATCCGTCGTGGTGCGGGCAGTGGGTGCTGGCCGATGTGGACGGCGGCTACGCCGAGCAGGTGCTGGCGGCACCGGACCAGCTGATCCGCATCCCGCCCGGGGCCGGGCTGCGCGAGGCGATGGCGCTGCTGCACGACGGCACCACGGCGCTGGCGGTGTTCGAGCGGGTGCAGGTCCACCGCGGTGAGACGGTGCTCGTCCAGCCCGCTGGGGGTGGGCTGGGCATCCTGCTCGTGCAGCTGGCGCACGGGGCGGGGGCACGGGTGATCGGCGCGGCGCGGGGCGCGGAGAAGCTGGAGAAGGTGCGTGGGCTGGGCGCGGACGTGGTGATCGACTACAGCGAGCCCGGCTGGACCGACCAGGCCGGGCCGGTGGACGTGGCGTTCGACGGCGTCGGCGGCGAGCTGGGCCGGGCCGCCGCGGGACTGGTGGTGCCCGGCGGCCGGTACTCGAACTACGGCTTCGCCGGTGGCGCGCCGGTCCCCGCCGCCGAGGTCGCGCGCCGCGGCGTGACCGCCTACGGGCTGGAGCAGCTGGGCGAGTACGCCGCGGGCCGCCGCGCCCGAGCCGAACGCGTGCTGCGGATGGCCGCCCGCGGCGCGGTGCGCCCGGTGGTCGGGCAGACCTTCCCGCTGTCCCGCGCCGCCGACGCGCACCGGGCGCTGGAGAACCGGACGGCCACGGGCAAGACGCTCCTGGTGGTGTGA
- a CDS encoding universal stress protein — translation MADEIVVGVDGSAAALDAVRWAAEAVRRKVALRLVHATDITSGLDGGLPMPQSFFDELDRAGQEFLADAVRLTGEVPVSTETPFAPAVALLLERSRTARMLALGSSGRSGLTGMLAGSTAVSVAAHASCPVAVVRGRPATGGPVVVGVDGSPTSEEALSVAFDEAAWRAVPLIAVHAWSDAKVALPAPDPGWAEVERDQLRLLAERLAGRRERYPDVRVERVVVRDRPRDELLARSRDAQLVVVGSRGRGGFRGLLLGSTSQALIHQAECPVLVVRPR, via the coding sequence ATGGCGGACGAAATCGTGGTCGGCGTGGACGGCTCGGCGGCGGCGCTGGACGCGGTGCGGTGGGCGGCGGAGGCTGTCCGGCGGAAGGTGGCGTTGCGCCTGGTCCACGCCACCGACATCACCAGCGGCCTGGACGGCGGGCTGCCGATGCCGCAGAGCTTCTTCGACGAGCTGGATCGCGCCGGTCAGGAGTTCCTCGCCGACGCGGTGCGGCTGACGGGGGAGGTCCCGGTGTCCACCGAAACGCCGTTCGCGCCGGCGGTCGCGCTGCTGCTCGAGCGGTCGCGCACCGCGCGGATGCTCGCGCTCGGCTCGTCCGGGCGGAGCGGGCTCACCGGGATGCTCGCCGGGTCCACGGCCGTGTCGGTGGCCGCGCACGCGTCCTGCCCGGTCGCGGTGGTCCGCGGGCGGCCGGCCACCGGCGGCCCGGTGGTCGTGGGTGTGGACGGCAGCCCGACCAGCGAGGAGGCGCTGTCGGTCGCCTTCGACGAGGCCGCCTGGCGCGCGGTGCCGCTGATCGCGGTGCACGCCTGGAGCGACGCCAAGGTAGCGCTGCCCGCACCGGATCCCGGCTGGGCGGAGGTGGAGCGCGACCAGTTACGGCTGCTGGCCGAGCGGCTGGCCGGCCGGCGCGAGCGCTACCCGGACGTGCGCGTCGAGCGGGTCGTGGTGCGGGACCGGCCGCGGGACGAGCTGCTGGCCCGCAGCCGGGACGCGCAGCTGGTGGTCGTGGGCAGCCGCGGCCGCGGTGGCTTCCGCGGCCTGCTGCTGGGATCCACCAGCCAGGCGCTCATCCACCAGGCCGAGTGCCCGGTGCTGGTGGTGCGTCCCCGGTAG
- a CDS encoding ABC transporter ATP-binding protein, giving the protein MTTPVETVAAPVRASGTPAVELHGVTRTYRAGQHEVRALDGVTATFPAGSWTAVMGPSGSGKSTLLHCAAGLERVTGGQVVVAGQDITTATDADLTALRRREIGFVFQSFNLIGSLTAEQNVALPMRLAGRRPSAKDVTAVLAAVGLADRRKHRPRELSGGQQQRVAIARAMVTRPRVLFADEPTGALDSAAARRVLALLRELVGADRSIVMVTHDPAAAARADSVMFLRDGRVVDHAVAPDAREVAARLAALEA; this is encoded by the coding sequence ATGACAACGCCTGTGGAAACCGTGGCCGCCCCCGTGCGGGCTTCGGGCACGCCAGCCGTCGAACTGCACGGCGTCACCCGGACCTACCGCGCCGGACAGCACGAGGTCCGGGCGCTGGACGGGGTGACCGCAACGTTCCCCGCCGGGTCCTGGACGGCGGTGATGGGCCCGTCCGGTTCCGGTAAGTCCACCCTCCTGCACTGCGCCGCCGGCCTGGAACGCGTCACCGGCGGGCAGGTCGTGGTCGCCGGCCAGGACATCACGACCGCCACCGATGCCGACCTGACCGCCTTGCGGCGCCGCGAGATCGGGTTCGTGTTCCAGAGCTTCAACCTCATCGGCTCGCTCACCGCCGAGCAGAACGTCGCCCTCCCGATGCGCCTGGCGGGCCGTCGGCCGTCGGCGAAGGACGTCACCGCGGTGCTCGCCGCGGTCGGGCTGGCCGATCGCCGCAAGCACCGCCCCCGCGAGCTCTCCGGCGGCCAGCAGCAACGCGTCGCGATCGCCCGTGCCATGGTCACCCGGCCGCGCGTGCTGTTCGCCGACGAGCCCACCGGGGCCCTCGACTCCGCCGCCGCCCGCCGCGTGCTCGCGCTGCTGCGCGAGCTGGTCGGCGCGGACCGCAGCATCGTGATGGTGACGCACGACCCGGCCGCCGCGGCCCGCGCCGACTCGGTGATGTTCCTGCGGGACGGCCGCGTCGTCGACCACGCCGTGGCCCCGGACGCCCGCGAGGTCGCCGCCCGCCTCGCCGCCCTGGAGGCGTGA
- a CDS encoding FtsX-like permease family protein codes for MLRLSWTTFTDRWALFLGAILTVCLGVALVQSSLLVLVSAATAGGEVTEAITLLAMTLGISAFLAVFIVSSTFAFTVAQRRRDLALLRLTGAARGQVRRLLLSEALLLGLLGTAAGVPLGLPVMRLQTWLLHDLGFVPAAFTPRWQDWILAVSAGTGTGVALIGVLAASRRAAKVRPLEALRETGAATRVMTAVRWFFGVLFLAGAVAMATVAAFAPPEGAVPLAINTALASAVALTALSPLVVPLAGRVAGLLLRGPLGRLAQANLRDGVRRSASTAAPLIVLVALLVAQAGTLATIAGGADLERRADIRGDLVVTTTGPSDLDTADTVHTGGVVSPESRVPITVVTRDEDGTETDEALAKVVDPGAYAAIHTRGPASGSLAALTGDTIAVADGSGALGDVVTARIGGSERNLRVVAVMPESLSGGVDFLLPSGVVPAGLLAAAPTESIVRLAPGAGPATVTTRGTVTTVDDWIATTGAAEQQTGTGIMTVLMGLSGLYALLAVINAVVIAAADRRREFAVARVTGLTRGQVVRAAVLESGLVTAIGLVLGGLAASATLAGISSAAARISGQAVLVVPWTLIAVVVLGAFLVVGVTSAVTALSATRPNPVSLTGAA; via the coding sequence ATGCTGCGCCTGTCCTGGACCACCTTCACCGACCGCTGGGCGCTGTTCCTCGGCGCGATCCTCACCGTGTGCCTCGGCGTCGCGCTCGTCCAGTCGTCCCTGCTGGTCCTGGTGTCCGCCGCGACCGCGGGCGGCGAGGTCACCGAGGCGATCACCCTGCTCGCGATGACCCTGGGTATCTCGGCGTTCCTCGCCGTCTTCATCGTCAGCTCGACGTTCGCCTTCACCGTCGCCCAGCGCCGCCGTGACCTCGCGCTGCTGCGGCTGACCGGCGCCGCGCGCGGCCAGGTGCGCCGGTTGCTGCTGTCGGAGGCGCTGTTGCTGGGCCTGCTCGGGACCGCCGCCGGCGTCCCGCTCGGCCTGCCGGTGATGCGGTTGCAGACCTGGCTGCTGCACGACCTCGGGTTCGTCCCCGCGGCGTTCACCCCGCGCTGGCAGGACTGGATCCTCGCCGTGTCCGCGGGCACCGGGACCGGTGTCGCGCTGATCGGCGTGCTCGCCGCCTCCCGGCGGGCCGCGAAGGTCCGGCCCCTCGAGGCACTGCGCGAGACCGGCGCGGCGACCCGGGTGATGACCGCGGTGCGCTGGTTCTTCGGGGTACTGTTCCTCGCCGGTGCGGTCGCCATGGCGACCGTCGCCGCGTTCGCCCCGCCGGAGGGCGCCGTCCCGCTGGCGATCAACACCGCGCTCGCCTCCGCGGTCGCGCTCACCGCGTTGAGCCCGCTGGTCGTGCCGCTCGCCGGGCGGGTGGCCGGGCTGCTCCTGCGCGGCCCGCTCGGACGGCTGGCTCAGGCGAACCTGCGCGACGGAGTCCGGCGCAGCGCCTCGACCGCGGCGCCGCTGATCGTGCTGGTCGCGTTGCTCGTCGCGCAGGCCGGGACACTCGCCACCATCGCCGGCGGGGCCGACCTTGAACGGCGCGCGGACATCCGCGGCGACCTCGTGGTGACCACGACCGGACCATCCGATTTGGACACTGCAGACACTGTGCACACTGGCGGCGTGGTGTCCCCGGAGAGCCGGGTGCCGATCACCGTCGTCACCCGTGACGAGGACGGCACCGAGACCGACGAGGCCCTCGCGAAGGTGGTCGATCCCGGCGCCTACGCCGCGATCCACACCCGCGGCCCGGCCAGCGGATCACTCGCGGCGCTGACCGGCGACACCATCGCCGTCGCGGACGGTTCCGGCGCGCTCGGTGACGTGGTGACCGCCCGCATCGGCGGCAGCGAACGGAACCTGCGGGTGGTGGCGGTGATGCCGGAAAGCCTCAGTGGTGGCGTGGACTTCCTGCTGCCCTCCGGGGTGGTGCCCGCCGGGCTGCTCGCCGCCGCACCCACCGAGTCGATCGTCCGGCTCGCGCCCGGCGCGGGGCCTGCGACGGTGACCACCCGCGGCACGGTGACCACAGTGGACGACTGGATCGCCACGACCGGGGCCGCCGAGCAGCAGACCGGCACCGGCATCATGACCGTGCTGATGGGCCTGTCCGGGCTGTACGCGCTGCTCGCGGTGATCAACGCCGTGGTGATCGCCGCCGCCGACCGCCGCCGCGAGTTCGCGGTCGCCCGGGTGACCGGCCTGACCCGCGGCCAGGTGGTGCGGGCCGCCGTGCTGGAGTCCGGCCTGGTCACCGCCATCGGTCTGGTGCTCGGCGGTCTCGCGGCGTCGGCGACCCTGGCCGGCATCTCCTCGGCCGCCGCCCGGATCTCCGGGCAGGCCGTCCTGGTGGTGCCGTGGACGTTGATCGCCGTCGTGGTGCTGGGCGCTTTCCTGGTGGTGGGTGTGACCAGCGCGGTCACCGCGCTGTCCGCGACCAGGCCGAACCCGGTGTCGCTCACCGGCGCGGCGTGA
- a CDS encoding cupin domain-containing protein: MTNFRTLTSVEGLPLIGGSGRFRVLQNTPRGLLLELEYPAGVSSPEHTHDHDSFVYVLSGELTGTVDGVPARLGPGDTVLHPRGVRHTVSAITDSRWLEFKAPPPEVGRVLR, translated from the coding sequence GTGACGAACTTCCGCACCCTGACCTCCGTCGAAGGGCTCCCGCTGATCGGCGGCTCCGGCCGGTTCCGCGTCCTGCAGAACACCCCGCGGGGACTGCTGCTCGAACTCGAATACCCGGCGGGCGTGTCGTCGCCGGAACACACGCACGACCACGACAGCTTCGTCTACGTACTGTCCGGGGAACTCACCGGCACGGTCGACGGAGTGCCGGCCCGGCTGGGCCCCGGTGACACGGTGCTGCACCCGCGCGGAGTGCGCCACACGGTCAGCGCGATCACCGACAGCCGGTGGCTGGAGTTCAAGGCCCCGCCGCCGGAGGTGGGCCGGGTACTCCGGTGA
- a CDS encoding ABC transporter permease, with translation MSLSATDVLVRPDGATGPRARPARRRLPDLRRWISPVALLALWQLASSTGVLPPGKLSSPWTVLQAGVETARSGELGEAFAVSIVRVGFGFAAGAAVAVVLGVIAGLSRWGGVLVDPPVQMLRTLPFLGLIPLFILWFGIGEEPKIVLVALGVAFPLYLNVHSGIRGVDDHLVEAATALGYTRWERLVHVVLPSAVPQALVGLRQSLGMAWLALIVGETVNADAGLGYLINNAREFLRTDVIVVGLIVYAVLGLATDALVRLIERRALRWRAN, from the coding sequence GTGTCGCTTTCCGCAACGGACGTTCTCGTGCGCCCGGACGGGGCAACCGGGCCGCGCGCACGTCCGGCCCGAAGACGTCTGCCCGATCTGCGCCGCTGGATCAGTCCGGTCGCATTGCTCGCCCTGTGGCAGCTGGCCTCCTCGACCGGGGTGCTGCCACCCGGCAAACTCAGTTCACCGTGGACCGTCCTGCAGGCCGGTGTCGAGACCGCCCGCTCGGGGGAACTGGGTGAGGCGTTCGCCGTCTCGATCGTGCGGGTGGGTTTCGGGTTCGCCGCCGGTGCCGCGGTCGCGGTCGTGCTGGGCGTGATCGCCGGGCTGTCCCGGTGGGGCGGGGTGCTCGTCGACCCGCCCGTGCAGATGTTGCGCACCCTGCCGTTCCTGGGCCTGATCCCGCTGTTCATCCTGTGGTTCGGCATCGGCGAGGAACCGAAGATCGTCCTGGTCGCGCTGGGCGTGGCGTTCCCGCTGTACCTCAACGTGCATTCGGGTATCCGGGGCGTCGACGACCACCTCGTGGAGGCGGCCACCGCCCTCGGCTACACGCGCTGGGAACGGCTGGTCCACGTCGTGCTGCCGTCCGCGGTGCCGCAGGCCCTGGTGGGGTTGCGGCAGTCGCTGGGCATGGCGTGGCTGGCGTTGATCGTCGGCGAAACCGTGAACGCCGACGCGGGCCTGGGCTACCTCATCAACAACGCCCGCGAGTTCCTGCGCACCGACGTGATCGTGGTCGGCCTGATCGTCTACGCCGTGCTCGGCCTGGCCACCGACGCGCTGGTCCGCCTGATCGAACGGAGGGCGCTGCGATGGCGCGCGAACTGA
- a CDS encoding ABC transporter ATP-binding protein translates to MARELIAQVRGLTRRFGARTVLSDVDLDIARGEFVALLGRSGSGKSTLLRILAGLDAGIEGEVRVDGTVSVAFQQPRLLPWRRVWRNVVLGLPGRGRDRDLAGRALAEVRLAGHAGAWPRTLSGGEAQRVSLARALVREPGLLLLDEPFGALDALTRLAMHRLVEDLWTEHRPGVLLVTHDVDEALLLADRVLVLGEGRIVAEHVLDRPRPRAVSDHLDVRARVLADLGVTDHAIA, encoded by the coding sequence ATGGCGCGCGAACTGATCGCCCAGGTGCGTGGCCTGACCAGGCGCTTCGGCGCGCGCACCGTATTGTCCGATGTGGATCTGGACATCGCGCGCGGCGAGTTCGTCGCCCTGCTCGGCCGCAGCGGCTCGGGCAAGTCGACGCTGCTGCGGATCCTCGCCGGGCTGGACGCCGGGATCGAGGGCGAGGTGCGGGTCGACGGCACGGTGTCCGTGGCGTTCCAGCAGCCGCGGCTGCTGCCGTGGCGGCGGGTGTGGCGCAACGTCGTCCTCGGCCTGCCCGGCCGCGGCCGGGACCGGGACCTCGCCGGGCGCGCGCTCGCCGAGGTCCGCCTCGCCGGTCACGCCGGAGCGTGGCCGCGCACGCTGTCCGGCGGTGAGGCCCAGCGCGTCTCGCTCGCCCGGGCGCTGGTCCGGGAACCCGGCCTGCTGCTGCTCGACGAGCCGTTCGGCGCGCTGGACGCCCTGACCCGGCTGGCGATGCACCGCCTCGTCGAGGACCTGTGGACCGAGCACCGGCCCGGTGTCCTGCTCGTGACCCACGACGTGGACGAGGCGCTGCTGCTCGCCGACCGCGTGCTCGTGCTCGGGGAGGGGCGGATCGTCGCCGAGCACGTCCTGGACCGCCCACGGCCCCGCGCGGTGTCCGACCACCTCGACGTCCGGGCCAGGGTGCTGGCCGACCTGGGAGTGACCGATCATGCGATTGCCTAG